The Rhododendron vialii isolate Sample 1 chromosome 6a, ASM3025357v1 genome includes a window with the following:
- the LOC131330428 gene encoding protein CHLORORESPIRATORY REDUCTION 41, chloroplastic translates to MASTFAKFLSPALTLPLLHPCPKHKHFTIKCTSNTSPEPDDFPPPDSETTNSAEKFPIEKRRKSAIIRDRKSRVGLVKPEPPNYEIGWKRTKPIQVEKPKGYVIMDFLEKLVGLMDREYGSTTLLAKVGEIVAERVREEAEVLREEGKVDDRMVTELSRVLKLMEMDLTMVRAAVKEETIKERLEQAKARCRQAILVANSF, encoded by the coding sequence ATGGCTTCCACTTTTGCTAAATTCCTCTCTCCTGCACTTACCCTCCCTCTGCTTCACCCTTGCCCAAAACATAAACACTTCACCATAAAATGCACTTCAAACACATCCCCTGAACCTGATGATTTCCCACCCCCAGACTCTGAAACCACCAACAGCGCAGAAAAGTTCCCCATTGAAAAGAGGAGAAAGTCTGCAATAATAAGAGACAGAAAATCAAGAGTGGGTCTTGTAAAGCCCGAGCCGCCGAATTACGAGATAGGGTGGAAGAGAACTAAGCCGATTCAGGTGGAAAAGCCAAAAGGGTACGTGATTATGGACTTTTTGGAGAAGTTGGTGGGACTCATGGATAGAGAATATGGATCGACAACGCTGCTGGCGAAAGTCGGAGAGATCGTGGCCGAGAGGGTGAGAGAGGAGGCAGAGGTGTTGAGAGAGGAAGGGAAAGTTGATGACAGAATGGTAACAGAGTTGTCCAGAGTTTTGAAGTTGATGGAGATGGATTTGACTATGGTTAGAGCGGCTGTGAAAGAGGAGACAATCAAAGAGAGGCTTGAACAGGCCAAGGCTAGGTGTAGGCAAGCTATTCTAGTTGCTAATTCTTTTTGA
- the LOC131330418 gene encoding pentatricopeptide repeat-containing protein At4g21880, mitochondrial-like isoform X2 — protein sequence MCGQKLGTDATIQVFGKLGRETGVKEFNALIGLCIVKARETRSEDVWLQEISKVYKLLMLMRERGFKLEEESYGPFLMLLIDMEMVEEFQFFCGAIRDGNSNSLSRFAYYEMLLWIRVNNEVKIQELCDFIATNDEGDKTNFKEHYLLALCESDRKKEVLLLLGIVDITKFSSLDNLTNIFGSLGRLSLESCAEKFIRALKGSDTGAENISNFIYSYATSVPNLAVDDVISKFKHLHLELEVVPSSAAYEKLIGHCCNSLKAHVALDIVDQMFEAGLTLSIETFHSILCACEESCDYNLVHRIYSMICHNNLKPNNETFRAMINLRVKMKDFEGAYNMIKDLENMNLMPTAGMYNAIMAGYFREKNMHAGLRVLKQMEDADVKRDSQTFTYLIGNCVHEEDIVKYYEELKCSGVQITKHIFMALINAYAACGQFEKAKKVVLDKGVPVKSLSEIKSVLASALASHGQISEALDVCEEIKEAECNLEPKAIICLMDHLQTEGQLSRLIQLLEELKDSDLWIDGCCKVILYCVQFKHLSSAVDLLKQLVDKFCDDEVATEVIFDEVFSKIAESERADMQFGLNLLQAIKEQLDVRPSRKSLDFLLGACASAKDLQSSNLIWKEYQIAGLPYNVLSYLRMYQALLASGAHASATKILNKMPKDDPHVQCVIKACKATYIEPASGMGNKKKKTKKKKKKEMARE from the exons ATGTGTGGACAAAAGTTGGGGACAGATGCTACTATTCAGGTGTTTGGTAAGCTGGGACGGGAAACAGGTGTCAAAGAATTTAATGCATTAATAGGACTTTGCATAGTGAAGGCCAGGGAAACTCGATCTGAAGATGTTTGGCTACAAGAGATTTCCAAGGTGTATAAACTTTTGATGTTAATGAGAGAACGAGGTTTTAAGTTAGAGGAAGAAAGCTATGGTCCATTTCTGATGCTTTTAATCGACATGGAGATGGTAGAAgaattccaatttttttgtggagctATTCGTGACGGCAATTCGAACTCGTTATCAAGATTTGCTTACTATGAAATGCTGCTATGGATTAGGGTTAATAATGAAGTTAAAATACAAGAGCTTTGTGATTTTATTGCTACTAATGATGAGGGGGACAAAACCAACTTTAAAG AACATTATTTGTTGGCCTTGTGCGAGAGTGATCGGAAGAAAGAGGTTTTGCTACTACTGGGAATTGTTGACATAACAAAGTTTTCCTCTTTGGATAATCTGACAAATATCTTTGGATCTTTGGGGAGGCTTTCATTGGAGTCCTGCGCAGAGAAATTCATAAGGGCATTAAAAGGCTCTG ATACTGGGGCAGAAAATATCTCAAACTTCATTTATAGCTATGCAACTAGTGTGCCAAACTTAGCG GTTGATGATgtcatttcaaaatttaagCATCTGCATTTGGAATTAGAGGTGGTGCCTTCTTCTGCAGCATACGAGAAGCTCATTGGGCATTGTTGCAATTCGCTGAAG GCACATGTAGCTCTTGATATAGTTGATCAGATGTTTGAAGCAGGTTTGACCTTATCGATAGAGACATTTCATTCAATATTATGTGCATGTGAGGAAAGTTGTGACTACAATTTG GTTCATCGTATCTACTCAATGATTTGTCATAACAACTTGAAGCCAAACAATGAGACCTTCAGGGCTATGATAAATTTGAGGGTAAAAATGAAAGAT TTTGAAGGTGCATACAACATGATCAAAGATCTGGAGAATATGAACTTGATGCCTACAGCAGGCATGTACAATGCGATAATGGCAGGATATTTCCGGGAG AAAAACATGCATGCTGGTTTGAGGGTTCTTAAGCAAATGGAGGATGCAGATGTAAAACGTGATTCTCAGACTTTCACCTATCTTATAGGGAACTGTGTCCATGAGGAGGATATTGTTAAG TATTATGAAGAACTGAAGTGTTCTGGGGTTCAAATTACAAAGCATATCTTCATGGCACTTATAAACGCATATGCTGCTTGCGGTCAGTTTGAGAAGGCGAAGAAG GTAGTCTTGGACAAAGGAGTACCCGTAAAGAGCTTAAGTGAAATTAAAAGTGTACTTGCCTCAGCTCTTGCATCACACGGGCAGATTTCAGAGGCCCTTGATGTTTGTGAAGAAATCAAAGAAGCTGAATGCAATCTTGAGCCCAAAGCCATCATATGTCTCATG GATCACCTTCAAACTGAAGGGCAGTTGAGTAGATTGATTCAACTACTTGAGGAATTAAAGGATTCAGATTTGTGGATTGATGGCTGCTGCAAAGTCATTTTGTATTGTGTACAATTCAAGCATTTAAG TTCTGCTGTTGATTTGCTGAAGCAACTAGTGGACAAGTTCTGCGATGATGAAGTCGCTACAGAAGTTATTTTTGATGAG gtattttcaaaaattgccGAGTCGGAGCGTGCAGATATGCAGTTTGGCCTGAATTTGCTTCAAGCCATTAAGGAACAGCTTGATGTTCGCCCTTCACGAAAAAGTCTTGATTTTCTTCTTGGTGCTTGTGCTAGTGCCAAAGACCTGCAGAGTTCTAACCTAATTTGGAAAGAGTATCAGATAGCTGGGCTTCCTTATAATGTTTTAAGTTACTTAAG GATGTATCAAGCCCTCTTGGCTTCAGGGGCTCACGCATCTGCAACgaaaattctaaacaaaatgCCGAAAGATGATCCTCATGTTCAGTGTGTCATCAAAGCATGCAAAGCAACTTACATCGAGCCGGCCTCTGGTATGGggaataagaagaagaagacgaagaagaagaagaaaaaggaaatggcGAGGGAATAA
- the LOC131330418 gene encoding pentatricopeptide repeat-containing protein At4g21880, mitochondrial-like isoform X1: MPPSKAAKNLSSLLRSAIKTTASKPDDATLKHFVGSLDTSSSSPTTSTPHKRSTKSRSKASVSKAFSDLAIDSFKIYEPLYPGASTLDAGSSDSIEENDEYVGSVLDTPWFSTLSHSNISLRRKEVSRDRKQKWIFKSTQTHRFDRLVKMCGQKLGTDATIQVFGKLGRETGVKEFNALIGLCIVKARETRSEDVWLQEISKVYKLLMLMRERGFKLEEESYGPFLMLLIDMEMVEEFQFFCGAIRDGNSNSLSRFAYYEMLLWIRVNNEVKIQELCDFIATNDEGDKTNFKEHYLLALCESDRKKEVLLLLGIVDITKFSSLDNLTNIFGSLGRLSLESCAEKFIRALKGSDTGAENISNFIYSYATSVPNLAVDDVISKFKHLHLELEVVPSSAAYEKLIGHCCNSLKAHVALDIVDQMFEAGLTLSIETFHSILCACEESCDYNLVHRIYSMICHNNLKPNNETFRAMINLRVKMKDFEGAYNMIKDLENMNLMPTAGMYNAIMAGYFREKNMHAGLRVLKQMEDADVKRDSQTFTYLIGNCVHEEDIVKYYEELKCSGVQITKHIFMALINAYAACGQFEKAKKVVLDKGVPVKSLSEIKSVLASALASHGQISEALDVCEEIKEAECNLEPKAIICLMDHLQTEGQLSRLIQLLEELKDSDLWIDGCCKVILYCVQFKHLSSAVDLLKQLVDKFCDDEVATEVIFDEVFSKIAESERADMQFGLNLLQAIKEQLDVRPSRKSLDFLLGACASAKDLQSSNLIWKEYQIAGLPYNVLSYLRMYQALLASGAHASATKILNKMPKDDPHVQCVIKACKATYIEPASGMGNKKKKTKKKKKKEMARE; encoded by the exons atgCCCCCGTCCAAAGCAGCCAAGAACCTGAGCTCCCTCCTCCGCTCCGCCATCAAAACCACCGCCTCAAAGCCCGACGACGCAACCCTAAAACACTTCGTCGGCTCCCTcgacacctcctcctcttctcccaCCACTTCCACCCCTCACAAACGCTCCACCAAATCTCGTTCCAAGGCCTCTGTCTCCAAAGCCTTCAGCGATTTGGCAATCGATAGCTTTAAGATTTACGAGCCGTTGTATCCTG GTGCTTCAACTTTGGATGCGGGTTCATCTGATTCTATAGAGGAAAATGATGAATATGTAGGAAGTGTTTTAGATACGCCATGGTTCTCAACCTTGTCACACAGTAACATTTCGCTCCGCCGTAAAGAAGTATCGCGTGACAGGAAACAAAAGTGGATTTTTAAGAGCACCCAAACGCATCGTTTCGACAGGCTAGTTAAAATGTGTGGACAAAAGTTGGGGACAGATGCTACTATTCAGGTGTTTGGTAAGCTGGGACGGGAAACAGGTGTCAAAGAATTTAATGCATTAATAGGACTTTGCATAGTGAAGGCCAGGGAAACTCGATCTGAAGATGTTTGGCTACAAGAGATTTCCAAGGTGTATAAACTTTTGATGTTAATGAGAGAACGAGGTTTTAAGTTAGAGGAAGAAAGCTATGGTCCATTTCTGATGCTTTTAATCGACATGGAGATGGTAGAAgaattccaatttttttgtggagctATTCGTGACGGCAATTCGAACTCGTTATCAAGATTTGCTTACTATGAAATGCTGCTATGGATTAGGGTTAATAATGAAGTTAAAATACAAGAGCTTTGTGATTTTATTGCTACTAATGATGAGGGGGACAAAACCAACTTTAAAG AACATTATTTGTTGGCCTTGTGCGAGAGTGATCGGAAGAAAGAGGTTTTGCTACTACTGGGAATTGTTGACATAACAAAGTTTTCCTCTTTGGATAATCTGACAAATATCTTTGGATCTTTGGGGAGGCTTTCATTGGAGTCCTGCGCAGAGAAATTCATAAGGGCATTAAAAGGCTCTG ATACTGGGGCAGAAAATATCTCAAACTTCATTTATAGCTATGCAACTAGTGTGCCAAACTTAGCG GTTGATGATgtcatttcaaaatttaagCATCTGCATTTGGAATTAGAGGTGGTGCCTTCTTCTGCAGCATACGAGAAGCTCATTGGGCATTGTTGCAATTCGCTGAAG GCACATGTAGCTCTTGATATAGTTGATCAGATGTTTGAAGCAGGTTTGACCTTATCGATAGAGACATTTCATTCAATATTATGTGCATGTGAGGAAAGTTGTGACTACAATTTG GTTCATCGTATCTACTCAATGATTTGTCATAACAACTTGAAGCCAAACAATGAGACCTTCAGGGCTATGATAAATTTGAGGGTAAAAATGAAAGAT TTTGAAGGTGCATACAACATGATCAAAGATCTGGAGAATATGAACTTGATGCCTACAGCAGGCATGTACAATGCGATAATGGCAGGATATTTCCGGGAG AAAAACATGCATGCTGGTTTGAGGGTTCTTAAGCAAATGGAGGATGCAGATGTAAAACGTGATTCTCAGACTTTCACCTATCTTATAGGGAACTGTGTCCATGAGGAGGATATTGTTAAG TATTATGAAGAACTGAAGTGTTCTGGGGTTCAAATTACAAAGCATATCTTCATGGCACTTATAAACGCATATGCTGCTTGCGGTCAGTTTGAGAAGGCGAAGAAG GTAGTCTTGGACAAAGGAGTACCCGTAAAGAGCTTAAGTGAAATTAAAAGTGTACTTGCCTCAGCTCTTGCATCACACGGGCAGATTTCAGAGGCCCTTGATGTTTGTGAAGAAATCAAAGAAGCTGAATGCAATCTTGAGCCCAAAGCCATCATATGTCTCATG GATCACCTTCAAACTGAAGGGCAGTTGAGTAGATTGATTCAACTACTTGAGGAATTAAAGGATTCAGATTTGTGGATTGATGGCTGCTGCAAAGTCATTTTGTATTGTGTACAATTCAAGCATTTAAG TTCTGCTGTTGATTTGCTGAAGCAACTAGTGGACAAGTTCTGCGATGATGAAGTCGCTACAGAAGTTATTTTTGATGAG gtattttcaaaaattgccGAGTCGGAGCGTGCAGATATGCAGTTTGGCCTGAATTTGCTTCAAGCCATTAAGGAACAGCTTGATGTTCGCCCTTCACGAAAAAGTCTTGATTTTCTTCTTGGTGCTTGTGCTAGTGCCAAAGACCTGCAGAGTTCTAACCTAATTTGGAAAGAGTATCAGATAGCTGGGCTTCCTTATAATGTTTTAAGTTACTTAAG GATGTATCAAGCCCTCTTGGCTTCAGGGGCTCACGCATCTGCAACgaaaattctaaacaaaatgCCGAAAGATGATCCTCATGTTCAGTGTGTCATCAAAGCATGCAAAGCAACTTACATCGAGCCGGCCTCTGGTATGGggaataagaagaagaagacgaagaagaagaagaaaaaggaaatggcGAGGGAATAA
- the LOC131330420 gene encoding protein ACCELERATED CELL DEATH 6-like, with amino-acid sequence MDPRLYHSAKTGNTLLLIQLLDENPGLVLNLTPHENTPLHIAARFGNKNVVAEIYNRQKSLLTWPNLDGDTPLHVAARAGHFTTVFFIVEEILSSSFRDIENRPTMGIEMLRLLNKAKNTALHEAVRNRHLRVVEFLIKVYPELAGLVNNVGESPLYFAAREGMLEIVNWILTAAPSSACGGSDGQTALHAAVVEGHFDVIESLVRAKPQLVKETDHHGRTPLYSAASSGDHRTVQRLLQLDTATVYTSDKEGQSPLHIAASKGHSNIIKVIVHHCPDSGELLDLRGRNILHAAVLSGKLNVVRYVLETKELEGLIDQSDNEGNTPLHLATMERKTLIVRYLMWDKRADPRAINNMGRTAVDHGNSFGKIFSSESEELEAASKMQTYKQMGHTLLMVATLIATVTFAAAFTMPGGFNNDVGPNQGLALLQSSGTLEWFIISDSIAMSTSMIAACVIFWGSVIAKETYLYYFVTATLLMHIALQSSVVAFTAGVTAVMANQPYISTMCYAVGSFFHVSNCLFVFYFASIFSQCELYQFLVYRMCKLKSKFINR; translated from the exons ATGGATCCAAGACTATACCACTCAGCAAAAACAGGCAACACTTTACTCCTCATACAACTTCTCGATGAGAATCCTGGCCTAGTTCTAAATTTGACGCCTCATGAGAACACCCCACTTCATATTGCTGCACGGTTTGGAAACAAAAATGTTGTTGCCGAGATTTATAACCGACAGAAGTCCCTCCTCACTTGGCCAAACTTGGACGGAGACACGCCTCTACATGTTGCTGCCAGAGCTGGTCACTTtacaacagttttttttatagttGAAGAGATCTTATCTTCATCTTTTAGAGACATCGAAAATAGGCCAACTATGGGGATTGAGATGTTGAGATTGTTAAACAAAGCGAAAAACACAGCTTTGCATGAGGCCGTGAGAAACCGTCATCTTAGAGTGGTGGAGTTTTTGATAAAGGTTTATCCGGAACTGGCAGGTTTGGTCAACAACGTGGGCGAGTCCCCATTGTATTTTGCTGCTAGAGAGGGAATGCTGGAAATTGTGAACTGGATACTTACAGCAGCTCCCTCCTCGGCTTGTGGTGGCTCTGATGGTCAAACAGCTCTACATGCTGCCGTTGTAGAGGGGCACTTTG atgtcATCGAATCCCTTGTAAGAGCAAAACCACAACTAGTCAAAGAAACCGATCATCACGGCAGAACCCCTCTCTACTCTGCAGCGTCCTCAGGAGACCACAGGACAGTTCAAAGATTGCTTCAACTTGATACTGCCACAGTATACACGTCAGACAAAGAGGGCCAATCACCACTTCACATCGCAGCCTCCAAAGGCCACAGCAACATAATCAAAGTCATCGTTCACCATTGTCCCGATTCAGGGGAATTGTTGGACTTGAGAGGCCGGAACATTCTTCACGCTGCTGTCCTGAGTGGAAAACTCAACGTCGTAAGGTATGTTTTGGAAACAAAAGAGCTAGAGGGACTTATAGACCAATCGGATAACGAGGGAAACACGCCACTGCATTTGGCaacaatggaaagaaaaacTCTGATAGTGCGGTACTTAATGTGGGACAAGAGAGCGGATCCAAGAGCCATTAACAATATGGGCCGAACAGCCGTTGACCACGGAAACTCATTTGGGAAGATATTCTCAAGCGAGAGTGAGGAACTAGAAGCTGCTAGCAAAATGCAAACTTACAAGCAAATGGGCCACACCCTCCTAATGGTCGCGACGCTAATTGCAACAGTCACATTCGCTGCTGCTTTCACTATGCCCGGAGGATTCAACAACGACGTGGGACCCAACCAAGGACTGGCTCTTTTGCAATCAAGTGGAACCCTTGAGTGGTTCATCATTTCCGATTCTATTGCAATGAGCACCTCCATGATTGCGGCTTGCGTTATTTTCTGGGGATCTGTTATTGCTAAGGAAACCTACCTTTACTACTTTGTTACCGCCACTTTGCTCATGCATATCGCGCTCCAATCAAGTGTTGTCGCGTTCACGGCAGGAGTTACCGCTGTCATGGCAAATCAGCCGTATATTAGTACCATGTGCTACGCAGTAGGGTCGTTTTTCCATGTCAGTAACTGTCTGTTTGTCTTCTACTTTGCAAGTATCTTTTCGCAGTGTGAATTATATCAGTTCTTGGTTTATCGCATGTGTAAGCTGAAGTCCAAATTTATTAATAGATGA